The genomic region GGCCGGCCCTGCCACCCTCAAATTTTCTTTAAAACTCTTCCCGGATACGCGTTGTGAACCCAAAAAGTCTTCTTTTCACCTTGCTTCTAGCAGTGCCCTTATCTGTTTCTGCACAATCCCCGACGTCAGCACAGATTGATCAGTTTAAATCATTGCCAAAAGCACAGCAGGAAGCGCTGGCACGGCAGTACGGCGTGGATCTGAACCAGGTTCAGGGCAGCTCCGGCAACAGTGAGCCGAAGGCTAACCGCGCCATTTCCGTGGTTGAGCCGCTGGAAAACGGCAATACTGAAAATCAAAACGAAGACGAGAATAAGCCAACAGAAGAAGAGCAGGCGTTCGCCAAAAAGAACAACGGCCTGCAACCGTTTGGTTATGACCTGTTTGAAGGCAAGCCCAGCACCTTTGCCCCTGTTACCGAAGTGCCCGTACCAATGAATTACACATTAGGGCCTGGCGACCAAATCAGAATTCAGCTGTGGGGTAACGAAAACCGCCAGTTCGCGCTTACCGTCTCCCGCAATGGCACCATCGACATGCCCGAACGCGGCCCCATCACCGTGGCGGGGCTGAGTTTTCAGCAGGCCCGTGACAAAATCAGCAAACTGGTGGCTGAACAGTACATTGGCGTAAAAGCCGCCGTGTCGCTGGGGGAACTGCGCAGCATGCGCGTGTTCGTACTGGGTGAAACCCGCACGCCGGGCTCTTACAGCGTCAGCTCGCTATCCACCATTACCAACGCCCTGTACGTGTCTGGCGGCATTCGCCACACCGGTTCCCTGCGTAACATTCAGCTAAAACGTAATGGCAAAGTGGTCCACACCCTGGACCTTTACGACTTGCTGCTGAAAGGCGACACCAGCGGCGATGCCCGCCTGCAAGCGGGCGACGCCATCTTCATCCCGGCCGTTGGCCCTCGCGTGGGTATAGACGGCGAAGTATACCGCCCTGCGCTGTATGAAATTGATGGTGCCACCAGCTTGCAAGAGCTGGTTAACCTGGCCGGAGGCATGACCGCCCAGGCCTACCCACAAATCACCCGCATAGAGCGCACGAACCAGGAATTCTTAAGAATAATCGCCGAAGCCGACCTGACCAGTGCCGCAGGTAAACAGGCGCGCGTAAAAGCCGGTGACCTGGTGTCCATTGCGTCGATTGCCGATGTGACCGGCCAGTATATTGAAATCACCGGCGCCGCCACGCGCACCGGAAAGTTTGCCTGGGTTCCGGGCATGCGCGTGAGTTCGGTGATACGTAAGTTGGATGTCGATTTGCTGCCAATGGCGGATACCAGCTTCGCTGCGATTGTCAGAACGAATCCGGAAACCCGGCAAATTTCAGTGCTGAGCCTGGAACTGAAAAACGCAGTAAACCGCCCTGGTAGCGCTGCTGACCTAGTTCTTCAAGAAAAAGACCAAGTGCTGGTGTTTGCCGATAATGGCAAAGCTGACCCAGGGCAGAACAGTGCTGCGAATGCCCAAGGTTACAGCCGTGAGGCACTGTTCGAACCCATCGTAAAGCGCCTGAAAACACAGGCGACCCCGCTGGCCCCCCAGCAAACCATGACCATCAGTGGTCCCGTGCGCTACCCCGGTGAATACCCGTTACCCGCCACGGGCAAAGTGAAAGACGCCATCGTAATGGCAGGTGGTTTAAACGACTCCGCGCTAATGTTGGAAGCGGAGCTGGCCCGCCGCACGCTCGATGAAAATGGCGTAGAGCGAACCCGCATCCAGACCATTGACCTGGCCAATGCGATGAATGATCAGGCGGACATATACCTGCAAAGCCGTGACCGGCTGATGGTCAAATCCATACCGTTATTCGGAGCCACACGCACCGTCACGCTGAAGGGCGAGGTTCTTTACCCGGGTGAATACACCTTCAGCGACGGTGAAACCTTGGTTGATATACTCCAGCGCGCCGGCGGCCTTACCAATAACGCTTTCCCCCGTGGAGTGGTATTCACCCGTGAGAAATTGCGAGTACTGGAAGCTCAGCGCCTACGCGAAGCGGAACAGCGCCTGCAAGGGGATTTACTGGGTGTGCAACTGGAAGGCGATAGTTTTGGCGGCCAGAACGCCCAGCGCGTAGACCAGGTAAAAGGCCTGCTGGACGATGTACAAAGCAGCCGCCCTGTGGGCCGCATGGTCATCGACCTGCAAGCCGTATTGAACGACAGCGATTACCAGTCCATCCGCTTACAAGACGGCGACACCCTGACCGTACCGATCATTCCCCAGGCCGTCAGCGTATTCGGCGAAGTGCAATTTCCCACCAGCCACCTGCACGTAGCAGGTCTAACGGTGGACGATTATCTGGACCGTTCGGGCGGCCCAACCCGCCAAGCGGATGAAAACCGCGTGTACGTGGTGAAAGCCGACGGCTCCGTGATGCTACCTGAGAAAAGCGCTTGGTTTGGTGGCCGTAGCCAGCAATTGCAGCCCGGTGATACCGTGATTATGCCCATCGATGTTGATCGTCTGAATCAGCTGGAGCTATGGACTAATGTTAGCCAGATTGTTTACCAGATGGCCTTGGGTGCAGCTGCAGTGGGGAATCTGTAATGAGCCAAAATCCCAACGTTGAGCAAGCGCCGCAATACGCCGACGACGAAATAGATCTCCGCGAACTCTTCGTCACCCTCTGGCGCGGCAAGTGGATCATCATCCTTTTTACCATTGTCTTTGCTGCCGCTGGCGTGTTCTATGCGCTCAGCAAGCCCAACATCTACCAATCTAGCGTGCTCCTGGCGCCGGTTCAGAGCGAAGGTGGTGCTGGCATCAGCGGCCAGCTCGGGGGCCTGGCTAGCCTGGCGGGCATCAGTCTGGGTGGTGGCGGCTCGAACCAGACTGTTATAGCCAAGGAAGTTCTGCAATCCCGCGCTTTTCTGACCGACTTCATCCATCGTCACAACTTCATCATCCCCCTTATGGCCATCGAAGCCTGGGATATAGAAAATGAAAAATGGTTGATCAACCGGGAGGTCTATAACCCCGAGACCGGTGAATGGCTCACCGATGACGAAGGCGAAAGCTTGGAGCCAACAGACTGGGACATGGTAAAACAGTTCAAAGAAAGCCACCTGAGCCTGTCCACCAACGAAGATATTGGTATGGTCACCCTGAACATTAAAAGCCAGGCCCCCTCCAGTGGCCAAGGAATGGGCTGAAAATCTGGTACACGACATCAACGAACACATGCGCCAGCAAGACGTACAGGAAGCCGAAGCCCGCATCGCCTACCTGGAAGGAAAGCTCAACGAAACTAACATCGCCGGGATGCAACAGGTTTTCTATCAGCTTATAGAAAGCGAAACCCGCACGGTAATGCTAGCCAACGCCCAATCCGAATACATATTTAAAACCGTAGACCCGGCCGTGGTGCCTCAGGAAAAAAGCGGGCCAAAACGAGCTTTGATTGCGGTGATAGCCACCATGCTGGGTGGCATGCTCGGAGTATTCGTCGTGTTCATAATGGCTTTTGTGCGAAATGGAGCCACTCAGACAGAATCGGCAACGCATGGATCGTCAGTGGAAGAACAATGACGGATAAAAGATAGATAACTGATAAGGAGCCCTTATCGGTTTTGAAAAATCTTTAATAATCAGATGGTTAACTTTTCATATTTCCAATTTCAGAAAAGCTATTTCCAAACAATCGCAGGTATTATCGGGTGAGACGTGTTTCCAGCTCTGGAAACAGAATCCAGTCGCATTCCACCGTTGGAAACATACTTTCCAGCTGTTCTCACCGATTGCGACCTAAAAGCCATTTCCAGCGTTAGAAAGTCTTTTTCCAAATTCAGAGATTGAGTAGGTAGCGAGCGGTCGTGCGTCACTCTCATTCGAAGCCATACTGGGCAACGAGAAGCGCGACGTACCTTTTCATTGGCCATAAAAAGTATAAACCGTCGTGGGCTATTCCGCACATGCTGGCCAACAGGGGCTGGTAAACTTTATGAAAGGCACGAAGCACCGACCAAAAGACATTCGCCTGGTGTATGACGAAGAACATGCCAAACAGATCCTGAAAACTAATTAGATAACCTCCTCTAATCGACGATTGCTGCGACACCACTAGGCCAAAACCTTGCCGAGCTCTAAGGACCAATTCTTTTCCGCAGATCACCTCAAAGCAGGCCTCAAAAAACGAGCGGTAAAAAGTGCAGGTATTACCATGGCGGCCCAGGGTGTCAAATTAGCTCTACAGCTAGGCTCTCTGGCGATACTGGCGAGGCTGTTGGAGCCTGCCGATTTTGGTTTAGTAGCGATGGTCACCGTGTTTACCAGCCTTGCGCTGCAGATGATGGAAGGTGGTTTGTCCATGGCCACCATCCAGCGAGACCAGATTACTCACGCCCAGGTATCCAACCTGTTCTGGGTAAACGGCGCACTGGGAACAGGCCTGTGCCTGCTCGGTATTCTGATCTCGCCACTGGTTGCCAGAATCTACGACGAACCGCGTCTCACGCTGGTAATGGCGGCAATGAGCCTCACGTTCCTGATTGGTGGGTTTTCAGTACAACACGACGCTTTGTTACGCAGACAGATGCGATTCAAAGCGATCTCTGTAATCGACATCCTATCTATGGCCGCCGGCATTATTGCAGGCATCACTGCCGCACTGGCCGGCCTGCAATACTGGGCGCTAGTGATCAGCCCTATCACAATGTTTTCGACCAAAACCATTATGCGGTGGTTGAGCGCACGTTGGGTGCCGTCAACGATGAGCCGTGGCTCGGGGGTTCGGCCACTTTTGGGGTTTGGTGCGAACTTAACTGGGGCGAACTTCATAGGGTACATGGCAACCAATCTAACGCATTTTGCTGTGGGTTACATTGGTGGGGCCCAGTCATTGGGGCTGTTCAACCGCGCCAACATGCTGACATCTATACCCTCGTCACAACTGCTGCCACCGATTATCAATGTACTTCAGCCCACTGTCGCAAGAATAGCGGAGAGCCCAGAGAAGTTGAAGAAAATCATGAGTTCTTTGATGGGTAAATTAGCGCTGGTATCGACATTAATAACAATAACAATGGCAGTCTTTGCCGACTGGATAGTTGTCGTTTTCTTGGGGTCAGAATGGAACGACGCAATTCCACTCTTCCGATTTCTAGCTGTTTACTCATTTGTTCAGCCGCTAGCTAGTTTGATTGCTGTAGCTCTAGTAGCTGCCGGTGAGGCAAGAGCTATGATCGTATCGAAGTTTCATAGCCTGGCCATCACGGCAGCCTCATTGGTTGTGGGTAGTAATTGGGGTGTTTACGGTATCGTATTAGCGTTTTCCTTATCGGGACTACTAATCCGGCTACCGGTCTTTCTTTATTATGCGAGCCGGTTCCTCCCCTTAACTTTTGTAGAACTTAGTAAACCCATTTTCCCAGCTTTGACATGTGGAATTTTAACGATGATTATAATTATTTGGCTAAAAGGATTTGTGGAGATTGTTAATCCATTGAGCGGTCTGCTTATGTTTGTACCTCTATGTGTACTTGTTTACTTTTTTATATGTTTAGCTATAAAGCCTCTACGATTGAATTTATTTGAGTTGATGGCAAGCCTTCGTTTTTTAGTTAGCAGAAAATTCTAACAGAATTGAAAAAAAGGAGAGACAGTGAAGTTCTTAAAAATCTTTATATCCAGAATTTTAGGGCGTACAAAACCATTTGTGCTTGAATGGATGTCTGGTGTTAAGAGTTTTAATCTTCACGCGAAGTATTCATTTAGTGAGCGCAAGCCTGATTGCGACTCGGAGCAGTTGAGATACTATCTAATCAAGCACTGTCATATCGTCGAAAAAGGGATGGCTTTGCCGAACACAAGAGACGGCTTCGGTCAGCCAAAAATAGTAGACCTCATTAAAAGAACAAAAACGTATGAGTCGTTTGGTGGCGATGATGTCGGCCAGATAGTTCGCGACACTCTCAGGCAATACCGCAAATTTCATCAAGGAAAGGAAAGTCTATTCGAATATGGCTTTATCGACGAAATGGAAGCCTTTATAGATTCATCCGTTCCCGCAAGCAAAGGTGGTTTGAAATTACTCAAAAAGCGTCAGTGGGATGATTGGTCAATCAATCAGTACGACGATTTCGTTTCTTTCCGGCATAGTGTCAGAGACTTCGCCAACAAGCCAGTTGATCCAGCGCTACTAAAGTCTGCCATTGAAACAAGCCTGAAAACACCCTCCGTTTGTAACCGGCAAGGGTGGTTTGTCCACTATTATGATAATAAGAGCAAAATAGCAGAGCTACTGTCATATCAGAATGGTAACGCAGGTTTTACTGACTGTATCGATAAGTTACTCATAGTTACCGGAAATCTGAAAGCATTCACTCGCTATGAACACAATCAGTTGTTTGTGGATGGTGGCCTCATATCGATGAATCTAATGTTGGCTATTCATTCGTCGGGTTTAGGTTCTTGTCCGTTGAACACATGCATGCCTTACTCTAAAGAAAAGAAACTCAAGACGGCAGCTGCTATATCCGATAATGAACGATTGATTATGATGATCGCCGTGGGCAGTCTAAAAGAAGAGTTTTCGGTGGCGCACTCAGAGAAATATCAATTAGATCGGGTTTTGGTAAGTCATTAGACTTGTAGAGCGCACGGGCAGTGCAAGCCTTGCCTGGCAAATGGGCATCGCCCCCCAGATCTCAAAGCTATAGACTTCAGGATTAAAGACCCATCTCAACCCGCTAATCGTTACAGTACATACGCAAAAGGGACATCCGGCGAAAAGGTCGTACCAACTAACCAGTTGTTCGGGGCAGACTGGGGCGCGGGCGCCTTCAAGTACAAAGCCTGTGACTTCTGTGACGACGTGTTTGCTGAAACAGCAGATGTGGTTCTGGGCGATGCCTGGCTACCTGAGTATGTCCAAGACAGCGACGGCACGAACGTAGTTGTAACTAGAAGTGACGACCTTCAGCGGCTGATTATAAATGCACGCAGTGAAGGGCGACTAAAGCTGGACGATCTAAGCGTGGAAAAGGCTGCGCAGTCGCAGGATGCAGGACTGCGACATAGGAAAGTAAGTATTTCCTATCGGTTATTCCTAGAGCGCAACAAAGGCGTCTGGGTGCCAGCTAAGCGAACCTCTCCTGAAAAAGCTCTGAAACCCCGCTATGAGCGAAAAAAACAACGACTTAGAGTCAAGCTTAGGGGTCTATCGCACACTGCTTTTATTGCTGCAACAGAAAAGAATAACCTCAATATATATTTGGGTACTATGCGCCCGCTTTACATAAAATATCAAAAGTCAAACAGTTCTTGGGTGAAAAGGATGCTGTCGTTTTGCAAACGCGCCGTGAAAAAGGTCTTACAAAGTTTACCAAGGTCTCATTATTGATGAGGGTGTCAATTTTAACCCAGCCTCTTGGGCACAACTACGGTGGTCTACTACAAGCCTACGCTTTGCAAGTATATTTAAAGCGCATTGGTTGTGATGTTGAAACATTAGATCGCCGGGCTCCAGTGGAACAAGCGACAGTTGCAAAAGGCTATATTGTTAATTTAGTCAGGTTCTTGCTTGGCCGAATAAAGTCTATTCCAACCAATCGTAAACAATCATTCGTTCTACAGAATTTGGCTGATTTTCGGGATAAGAATTTGGTCTTATCTAAGCGAATAACCAGCGAAATACAGCTGCGAGATTATTTTTTTCGGAATAAATTCGAAGCGGTTATCGTTGGTAGTGATCAGGTCTGGCGCCCTATGTATTCACCAAGTATTCTTAATTTCTATCTGGATTTTTTAAATGATATCGACAGTAAACCCATCCGCGTAGCCTATGCGGCCTCTTTCGGCGTCAGTGAATGGGAATACCCAGAGGATGTTACGGAAAAATGTAGGCCACTGATTAAAAAATTTGATGCGGTATCTGTGAGAGAGAAATCAGCCGTTGATCTTTGCAAATCAAAGTTGGGAATCACGTCCGATTGGGTAGTAGACCCAACGCTGTTGTTAGATCCACGTGATTACGAAGAGCTTATTGATCAAGAGGCTGAAAGTCCGCACAAATCGCTCGTCCTGTCATACATTCTCGACGCGAGCAAAGATAAGCAGCAGATTGCTACTGCGGTAGCGGGAATCCTTCAGACAGATTTTTTTTATATAAAGCCTGAAAAATCCATCTCTGAGGTGCGTTCAAACGACCTTGGCCAGTGCGTTTTTCCTAGGGTAGAAACCTGGCTTCGAAGTTTCAGAGAAGCAAGCTTTGTTGTCACTGATTCGTTTCACGGATCTGTTTTTGCGATTTTGTTTAACCGGCCGTTTGTAGCAGTGGGCAACTCGAAACGTGGTATGGCGAGGTTCGAGTCTCTTTTATCGATGTTTGAGCTGGAGCATAGGTTGGTAGAATCAGAGGAAGATATTACTCCAGATTTGATTAACAAGGCGATTGATTGGGATAAAGTGAATGGGCTTCGTGAGAGATTCGCTCGTAAAGGTAAGCTATTCCTGAAGAACCATCTATTCAGCGAGAAGGTTAATGGTTAACTCTCCAGACGTGTCGGTTATCGTACCTGTTTTCAATGGCGGGGATGGTCTTGAGTTTTCCTTACGTTCTCTGCTCAAGCAGACGCTTAAAAAACTGGAAATTATTGTTGTAAACGATGCTTCTACCGATAATTCTGAGGCGGTTATCAATCACCTCGCAAGTGAGAACGGCAATATCGTTGCAATACATCTTCCAGAAAACCAAGGTGTGCACGAAGCACGCTTGGCAGGTATTAAGAAAGCCGCGGCTCCTTGGATTGGTTTTCTTGACGCGGACGATTTTGCCCGCCCAAACATGTTTGAGGTAATGCTCGGGGCCGGCAAACAAGAGAATGTAGATATAGTGGTTTGCGGTTCGTACAGGGTGACGCCAGAGCGTAAACCTATTAAACCAAAGCTCCGTTTTAAGCGCAGTAAAAAAGTGGACTCGGACGTCTTTGAAAAGTTCTGCCGATTTGAGTTTGGCACGGGAATGCTTTGGAATAAGCTCTATCGCAGAGAGGTGCTCACTCCCTATGGAGATATGCATTTTCCTTGGCGTCAGAATATTAATGAAGATCTTCTACTTAATATAGGGTGTTTTTATAAAGCAGAGTCGGTTTTCGTGAGTGATGAAGTTCTGCACGAATATGTTCTCAACGAATCAAGCATTACGTCGACTATAAATAATGCCAAAGCCTATGTCGATACCTATAGAGCTTACGCGTTGGCTGTCAGCTTTTTTTCTGAACTTGGTAGCGATGTGATGAGAAATATAATTGAGATGTATCGTACTCAGCTTACATGGGGAGGCTATTTAGTTGATGATGTGACTAAGCTTATGGGTCACCAGAAGGATCTTAACGAAGCCGCTGATTTAATTTATCGTTCTTTCCCAGCTGCACTAGTTCTTATATCAGCTCGGCAGCGTCCGACACGAGTTGGAGCAAGACTAGCTATAAGTTCACTGATGAATCGATGTCTTACTTTGCATGGATTCTGAATTCAGATAATAACCGCAGCACTTTTTTGTAACCGGGTAGCGCAAGAAGAGCAGTTGTCCCTATTTGCTTTATTGACCAAGGTGAAGCTACGATGAGATCTCAGCAATTGACTCAGGTGAAACGATATCAAGTATGCGCCCTGTTTTTTCTAGCGCGGAGAAGCCAAAGTCAGATAGCCGACACTATACGCTGCATAGCGCAGGCGAGCTCAAAAAAGTGATGCCATATTTACTGCTTGAGCTCAGGTCTCAAGTCGCTGATCCAACGCAAGCGGGCGGCTTTGCCACCATGAAATCATTTTCGGTCAATGGATATGTGATAAAGACGCTGCAATCATTAACTATTAAGATAAAGAGAGTAGTATGGAAAAAGTTTTTCCAGCGGAATCTGCAATTGCATTGCTAGTTTTTCTTCAAATAGTACAATCTTCTATTATTTCAATAGTTGTTAGCACGTCCTTTTTTAATGGGATTTCGTTGGTTATTTGTTTTTGGCTGATATCATTAGGAGTCAAAGTTTATAACGATTTACTTTTTATAGTGTTATTGTCTGTTACGCTTATTTTTTCTATGCTGGTAAATGTGAGTAGTATAGAGCAGGGGGGGTACAATACATTCATATTATTTGTTTCATGTTTAGTTCTGCTCTCAACAAAAATAAATAAAATAAATATTGATGTTATAAAAAATAAAATAGCTTTAATAACAATTATTTTCTTAGGAGCTATTTATCTGTTTTTTATTCTTAAAATTCAACCTACACCAGGTTTGGCTGTCTTTATTCTGTCAGGGCCATATTTAAACCAGAATACAACGTCAATGATATGTTTGGCACTGTTGGTGTTATTAGGGTCGAGTAATTATCGGAAATCTAGGTTTATAGAAATATTGATGGTAGTTTTATTTTTTTCAATATTGTTAACTCAAGCACGCGCTGCTTTTTTATGCGCTTCCATTTACTTAGCATTTTATTTTGGCCGTCGAGCATTAATATCAGCGCCAATAATTTTATTAATTATTACTTTATATTTCTTAAATAACCCAGAAAGCTACAGTCGGGTAGTTATCAAGCTTTCTGATAGTGGTGGTTCCGGTCGTTTGGAATTCTGGATTAAGGCATTTTTGGATCTCACAGAAAGTGTTTTGCCTTTCATGTTCGGGG from Marinobacter sp. LV10R510-11A harbors:
- a CDS encoding SLBB domain-containing protein, whose translation is MNPKSLLFTLLLAVPLSVSAQSPTSAQIDQFKSLPKAQQEALARQYGVDLNQVQGSSGNSEPKANRAISVVEPLENGNTENQNEDENKPTEEEQAFAKKNNGLQPFGYDLFEGKPSTFAPVTEVPVPMNYTLGPGDQIRIQLWGNENRQFALTVSRNGTIDMPERGPITVAGLSFQQARDKISKLVAEQYIGVKAAVSLGELRSMRVFVLGETRTPGSYSVSSLSTITNALYVSGGIRHTGSLRNIQLKRNGKVVHTLDLYDLLLKGDTSGDARLQAGDAIFIPAVGPRVGIDGEVYRPALYEIDGATSLQELVNLAGGMTAQAYPQITRIERTNQEFLRIIAEADLTSAAGKQARVKAGDLVSIASIADVTGQYIEITGAATRTGKFAWVPGMRVSSVIRKLDVDLLPMADTSFAAIVRTNPETRQISVLSLELKNAVNRPGSAADLVLQEKDQVLVFADNGKADPGQNSAANAQGYSREALFEPIVKRLKTQATPLAPQQTMTISGPVRYPGEYPLPATGKVKDAIVMAGGLNDSALMLEAELARRTLDENGVERTRIQTIDLANAMNDQADIYLQSRDRLMVKSIPLFGATRTVTLKGEVLYPGEYTFSDGETLVDILQRAGGLTNNAFPRGVVFTREKLRVLEAQRLREAEQRLQGDLLGVQLEGDSFGGQNAQRVDQVKGLLDDVQSSRPVGRMVIDLQAVLNDSDYQSIRLQDGDTLTVPIIPQAVSVFGEVQFPTSHLHVAGLTVDDYLDRSGGPTRQADENRVYVVKADGSVMLPEKSAWFGGRSQQLQPGDTVIMPIDVDRLNQLELWTNVSQIVYQMALGAAAVGNL
- a CDS encoding nitroreductase family protein translates to MKFLKIFISRILGRTKPFVLEWMSGVKSFNLHAKYSFSERKPDCDSEQLRYYLIKHCHIVEKGMALPNTRDGFGQPKIVDLIKRTKTYESFGGDDVGQIVRDTLRQYRKFHQGKESLFEYGFIDEMEAFIDSSVPASKGGLKLLKKRQWDDWSINQYDDFVSFRHSVRDFANKPVDPALLKSAIETSLKTPSVCNRQGWFVHYYDNKSKIAELLSYQNGNAGFTDCIDKLLIVTGNLKAFTRYEHNQLFVDGGLISMNLMLAIHSSGLGSCPLNTCMPYSKEKKLKTAAAISDNERLIMMIAVGSLKEEFSVAHSEKYQLDRVLVSH
- a CDS encoding GNVR domain-containing protein: MAKEWAENLVHDINEHMRQQDVQEAEARIAYLEGKLNETNIAGMQQVFYQLIESETRTVMLANAQSEYIFKTVDPAVVPQEKSGPKRALIAVIATMLGGMLGVFVVFIMAFVRNGATQTESATHGSSVEEQ
- a CDS encoding lipopolysaccharide biosynthesis protein, which produces MPSSKDQFFSADHLKAGLKKRAVKSAGITMAAQGVKLALQLGSLAILARLLEPADFGLVAMVTVFTSLALQMMEGGLSMATIQRDQITHAQVSNLFWVNGALGTGLCLLGILISPLVARIYDEPRLTLVMAAMSLTFLIGGFSVQHDALLRRQMRFKAISVIDILSMAAGIIAGITAALAGLQYWALVISPITMFSTKTIMRWLSARWVPSTMSRGSGVRPLLGFGANLTGANFIGYMATNLTHFAVGYIGGAQSLGLFNRANMLTSIPSSQLLPPIINVLQPTVARIAESPEKLKKIMSSLMGKLALVSTLITITMAVFADWIVVVFLGSEWNDAIPLFRFLAVYSFVQPLASLIAVALVAAGEARAMIVSKFHSLAITAASLVVGSNWGVYGIVLAFSLSGLLIRLPVFLYYASRFLPLTFVELSKPIFPALTCGILTMIIIIWLKGFVEIVNPLSGLLMFVPLCVLVYFFICLAIKPLRLNLFELMASLRFLVSRKF
- a CDS encoding MBL fold metallo-hydrolase RNA specificity domain-containing protein; translated protein: MGYSAHAGQQGLVNFMKGTKHRPKDIRLVYDEEHAKQILKTN
- a CDS encoding polysaccharide pyruvyl transferase family protein, encoding MQTRREKGLTKFTKVSLLMRVSILTQPLGHNYGGLLQAYALQVYLKRIGCDVETLDRRAPVEQATVAKGYIVNLVRFLLGRIKSIPTNRKQSFVLQNLADFRDKNLVLSKRITSEIQLRDYFFRNKFEAVIVGSDQVWRPMYSPSILNFYLDFLNDIDSKPIRVAYAASFGVSEWEYPEDVTEKCRPLIKKFDAVSVREKSAVDLCKSKLGITSDWVVDPTLLLDPRDYEELIDQEAESPHKSLVLSYILDASKDKQQIATAVAGILQTDFFYIKPEKSISEVRSNDLGQCVFPRVETWLRSFREASFVVTDSFHGSVFAILFNRPFVAVGNSKRGMARFESLLSMFELEHRLVESEEDITPDLINKAIDWDKVNGLRERFARKGKLFLKNHLFSEKVNG
- a CDS encoding Wzz/FepE/Etk N-terminal domain-containing protein, which produces MSQNPNVEQAPQYADDEIDLRELFVTLWRGKWIIILFTIVFAAAGVFYALSKPNIYQSSVLLAPVQSEGGAGISGQLGGLASLAGISLGGGGSNQTVIAKEVLQSRAFLTDFIHRHNFIIPLMAIEAWDIENEKWLINREVYNPETGEWLTDDEGESLEPTDWDMVKQFKESHLSLSTNEDIGMVTLNIKSQAPSSGQGMG
- a CDS encoding O-antigen ligase family protein — translated: MEKVFPAESAIALLVFLQIVQSSIISIVVSTSFFNGISLVICFWLISLGVKVYNDLLFIVLLSVTLIFSMLVNVSSIEQGGYNTFILFVSCLVLLSTKINKINIDVIKNKIALITIIFLGAIYLFFILKIQPTPGLAVFILSGPYLNQNTTSMICLALLVLLGSSNYRKSRFIEILMVVLFFSILLTQARAAFLCASIYLAFYFGRRALISAPIILLIITLYFLNNPESYSRVVIKLSDSGGSGRLEFWIKAFLDLTESVLPFMFGVGINQMMINLGDSTLSVHNSYINFFASYGVVALIVLLSYLFYIVSVSFRASKLLCASLIVFLLYGMFETVLFGGYEIVWIVFIILYVLRDEVKTPMNGV
- a CDS encoding glycosyltransferase family 2 protein, which gives rise to MVNSPDVSVIVPVFNGGDGLEFSLRSLLKQTLKKLEIIVVNDASTDNSEAVINHLASENGNIVAIHLPENQGVHEARLAGIKKAAAPWIGFLDADDFARPNMFEVMLGAGKQENVDIVVCGSYRVTPERKPIKPKLRFKRSKKVDSDVFEKFCRFEFGTGMLWNKLYRREVLTPYGDMHFPWRQNINEDLLLNIGCFYKAESVFVSDEVLHEYVLNESSITSTINNAKAYVDTYRAYALAVSFFSELGSDVMRNIIEMYRTQLTWGGYLVDDVTKLMGHQKDLNEAADLIYRSFPAALVLISARQRPTRVGARLAISSLMNRCLTLHGF
- a CDS encoding Coenzyme F420 hydrogenase/dehydrogenase, beta subunit C-terminal domain; its protein translation is MANGHRPPDLKAIDFRIKDPSQPANRYSTYAKGTSGEKVVPTNQLFGADWGAGAFKYKACDFCDDVFAETADVVLGDAWLPEYVQDSDGTNVVVTRSDDLQRLIINARSEGRLKLDDLSVEKAAQSQDAGLRHRKVSISYRLFLERNKGVWVPAKRTSPEKALKPRYERKKQRLRVKLRGLSHTAFIAATEKNNLNIYLGTMRPLYIKYQKSNSSWVKRMLSFCKRAVKKVLQSLPRSHY